Proteins encoded in a region of the Diospyros lotus cultivar Yz01 chromosome 9, ASM1463336v1, whole genome shotgun sequence genome:
- the LOC127810096 gene encoding uncharacterized protein LOC127810096 isoform X1, whose protein sequence is MDDKIDHYIILGLPTGDEGAKFSEKDITKAYRKRALELHPDKRPDDQNAHADILQLNASYAILKDEKARQLFDDLLRIKQMKIRRQSQQDSKRRKMVSDLEKRERAAFAPDPEAEAREEEERISRKLKEEIARIRATYANKVASTAQPPSKEATTQGTENASSSLDKEKVCKVTWDKVGEDYSAQQLRELFEKFGEVEDVVIKSQKKKGCALVVMASKDAAQIAATGTVCGNLSNPLLVLPLQQAVTATAPCTQKNAEPDPPKLSNLVGSQYQAFEDSVLTKLKKAAKKQQ, encoded by the exons ATGGATGATAAGATTgatcattatattattttgggGTTACCAACCGGCGATGAAGGAGCAAAGTTTTCAGAGAAAGACATAACCAAGGCATATAGAAAAAGGGCACTGGAGTTGCACCCTGACAAGAGGCCAGATGATCAAAATGCACATGCCGACATTCTGCAGCTCAATGCATCATATGCGATTCTCAAGGATGAAAAGGCTAGGCAGCTATTTGATGATCTCCTCCGAATCAAACAGATGAAGATCCGCCGCCAATCACAACAAGACTCCAAGCGCAGGAAGATGGTTTCTGATCTTGAAAAAAGAGAGCGAGCTGCTTTTGCTCCTGACCCTGAAGCTGAAGctcgagaagaagaagagagaatttCTAGAAAACTTAAAGAAGAGATTGCCAGAATTCGAGCAACCTATGCCAATAAAGTTGCATCCACTGCCCAACCCCCAAGTAAGGAGGCAACAACACAAGGAACTGAGAATGCTAGTAGCAGTTTGGACAAGGAGAAAGTGTGTAAGGTAACATGGGATAAGGTTGGTGAGGATTACAGTGCTCAACAACTAAGGGAGTTGTTTGAGAAGTTTGGTGAAGTTGAAGATGTTGTAATCAAGAGTCAAAAGAAAAAGGGCTGTGCACTTGTTGTGATGGCATCCAAAGATGCAGCA CAGATTGCTGCCACAGGAACTGTATGTGGGAATCTATCAAACCCTTTACTGGTCCTGCCTCTTCAACAAGCTGTAACTGCTACTGCTCCGTGCACCCAGAAAAATGCTGAACCTGATCCTCCAAAGCTGAGTAATCTTGTTGGTAGTCAATACCAGGCATTTGAAGATTCAGTATTGACTAAACTCAAAAAG GCTGCAAAGAAGCAACAATGA
- the LOC127810096 gene encoding uncharacterized protein LOC127810096 isoform X2 translates to MDDKIDHYIILGLPTGDEGAKFSEKDITKAYRKRALELHPDKRPDDQNAHADILQLNASYAILKDEKARQLFDDLLRIKQMKIRRQSQQDSKRRKMVSDLEKRERAAFAPDPEAEAREEEERISRKLKEEIARIRATYANKVASTAQPPSKEATTQGTENASSSLDKEKVCKVTWDKVGEDYSAQQLRELFEKFGEVEDVVIKSQKKKGCALVVMASKDAAIAATGTVCGNLSNPLLVLPLQQAVTATAPCTQKNAEPDPPKLSNLVGSQYQAFEDSVLTKLKKAAKKQQ, encoded by the exons ATGGATGATAAGATTgatcattatattattttgggGTTACCAACCGGCGATGAAGGAGCAAAGTTTTCAGAGAAAGACATAACCAAGGCATATAGAAAAAGGGCACTGGAGTTGCACCCTGACAAGAGGCCAGATGATCAAAATGCACATGCCGACATTCTGCAGCTCAATGCATCATATGCGATTCTCAAGGATGAAAAGGCTAGGCAGCTATTTGATGATCTCCTCCGAATCAAACAGATGAAGATCCGCCGCCAATCACAACAAGACTCCAAGCGCAGGAAGATGGTTTCTGATCTTGAAAAAAGAGAGCGAGCTGCTTTTGCTCCTGACCCTGAAGCTGAAGctcgagaagaagaagagagaatttCTAGAAAACTTAAAGAAGAGATTGCCAGAATTCGAGCAACCTATGCCAATAAAGTTGCATCCACTGCCCAACCCCCAAGTAAGGAGGCAACAACACAAGGAACTGAGAATGCTAGTAGCAGTTTGGACAAGGAGAAAGTGTGTAAGGTAACATGGGATAAGGTTGGTGAGGATTACAGTGCTCAACAACTAAGGGAGTTGTTTGAGAAGTTTGGTGAAGTTGAAGATGTTGTAATCAAGAGTCAAAAGAAAAAGGGCTGTGCACTTGTTGTGATGGCATCCAAAGATGCAGCA ATTGCTGCCACAGGAACTGTATGTGGGAATCTATCAAACCCTTTACTGGTCCTGCCTCTTCAACAAGCTGTAACTGCTACTGCTCCGTGCACCCAGAAAAATGCTGAACCTGATCCTCCAAAGCTGAGTAATCTTGTTGGTAGTCAATACCAGGCATTTGAAGATTCAGTATTGACTAAACTCAAAAAG GCTGCAAAGAAGCAACAATGA